TCCACGCGCACTCCTTATGAATCGtaaatttgatagaaaaaaaactagaaaagatgaaaaatctgaattttttttttgtAATATACATAGTCAACTGGTATACTCACGGATGAAGTTTCACGAAGAAATCACATCCATGGTAATCTGGGTGAAAATGATAAAATCAAAACTATATTAAAAAACATTGTTTGATGAATTGTATGTTCCCAATAGTATTTTCTTCATTAAGAATACCATGGGTGCCGATACATCACAAAACTTCACACGTTTGTAGAATGGTCGACTAAGTTTCATAcccaaaaaattcagatttttttatttttttggtattatttttgaatttactattcacatgGGTGCACATGAAACCATGTCCACCTTTGTATTTTCGCCTTTGTTACTACCTATTTTACCACATTTGGTTAAGTTCTTACCAAAAAAGTGGAGGGTAGCAGACTTGGAAGTTCTTACCAAAAAAGTGGAGGTGTGCTTGTTTGAAGTAATAAAGTACCTTTCATGGCAAAAGAACTTCTGAAGTTTGAGTTAAAAAAAAAACAATTTTCTTGTCATCGTGGTACTGCTTGGGCATTAAGTGAACCTTTTCCACTTATTATATCATCAACTTATTTATCTTCTTGAAATGATGTAACAAGATAAACACAAATCTTCTCAATGAAAGAACACAAATGTTCTACACGACATATTTTGTTTTTTTCAAAGATGCAACTGCTCACATTTCAACTTTATATAAACAAAACAGGTACTTCCAAATGCATCACACAGGTACTTGTGGGTAGAAACTCAAGAAACAGACCAGTGCAATTCCATACATAACACTCATACAAGAGGTATGGTAGCACTGAATATATTTTCCAAGCAAGAGGGTTAAGATCCAGATTAATTACAGGTATCACCTCTCTATGGGACAAGTGACCCCCAAAACAACAGGCTAAACACAATAACTGCAATCGCGAGCTTCCTTTCATCTCAGGGACCTGACGAACGCTCTGACTTGCCAATGGGCGAATGGGAGCGCAAGTCAGCATCCCGGGGTCGGCACGCCTAAGCATTCGGCGGCCAGAGCTTTGGATCTTGAGTTGTGTCCATGGCGGTTGGGGGCAACCAGTGCCACATCGCCATTCCAGGGAATGCAGCAGGGACCGGAGCGCCTTTGTTGGCTGGGACTTGATAGGGTGGTGCAAATGGAGGGAAGACGGCGGGGTGGAACGCAGCTGGATAAGGCATATGAGGAGCAAATCCTGTAGGAGCAGCATTCGCTGCTTTGAGTTGTTGTTCCAGCCTTTCCTTTTCTGCCTTCAGGCTCAACTTCTCATCTCGGAGCTCATTCTTCTCCACCTGGAAAATAAAGCACTTGTAAAGAAACCACAATTTATCTGATCTAACATTCTCAGATGGCAGGATGCAATGTCAGTGAATTGGTGAAAGATGGCACATCTAGTAACTTAATTGATGGTCAGCCAATTGTTGCACATAAGTCAAACTGGGCGCAGCGAAGATGTACGAGAGCTAGTTTGCCATTTTAATTCCAGTACTAAGAACAGAGGGGAGAAAAGACTCATGGATGTTCATGGCAGAGCAAAACTTTAACAGCCACAAACAAGTGTGTGGATGACGTCAAGCATTTCGAAGTCCAACAATAAGATGCAAAGTGATGCGGGAACAAAGGTACCTTAAGGTCCTTGATTGTCTCTCGAAGATTCACATTTGATTCTTTCAGCTTTTCGGTCTCGCCTCTGAGCTGTGTCAACATACGAGTTGCATCGCTCAAGATACTTGCTTTGTCCAACTTAGCATTCTTCCCAGGATTGCTAGCCGAACATTCTTCAAGACCAGTGTGCTTGCCAGAATTCATAACAGAACATAATTCAAGAAACCTGCAATTGGATAAAAATCACAGTTGATACAGACATGGAAGGAAAGAATATATGTTTGCGCGTGTATGCATCTTTTCCTTTTCCTACATGGAAGAGGTGCTTTAGGAGTACCTACTGCCAGATGCCCATACCTGTCATTCAGTTTATCCCTCCGCATTTTCTCGCGGCAAGCCTTTGACTTTGGACCAGATGAAGATGGTTCATCTCTGCCCCTGCacaaaatcaaattattattatgTTAGTATTGCAGATCCAGTATGGTGTTAACTAAGGAAATAAATCAGCAAAGAAAATGCATAGTGTGTTACAAAATATTTCATTAGTGTTAATGGCACCAGTGGCATGCATAACAGACAGCATAATGTGTCACACATGCTTAGAatacaatagaagaaaaaaaggatTATGCAATCAGGTACTGCTCAGAATGATCAGTAATGATTAACAATTCACATGCTCTTAAGTCCACTATATCCTCTGTTATGCGGTAAAGACTGAACATGGAAAGCACTATCGTCTATCGGTACTGAGTAAACAGCAAGGAAATGGAATAGTACTACCAAGAAACCAAATTCAGAGGAATCTTTCCATGGTTAAGCAATAAAGATACTCCACTTTTTGTAAAGAAATATCAGAAGTGTAAGACTGGCACCTTTTCCCCAAATTAGAGTGCCCAAGACCAGAGTCACCTCCGCTGACATCCTCAATCCCAAGCCTGGCAAATAATAAGCAGCAGTAATGTACAATCAGAAAAGCAACCAAGGACAGTGTATCTCTCAAGTATGCACCAAAAGACTATGTCCCTCATATATTAAATGATGTGTCCTTCAAAACGGAATCATTTGTTCGCACATCACTCCCATATATACTGGGCAAGGAGCTCAGGAAGGTCACATCACTCCAGTCTACATGGTACATACTGGGAAAGAATCCCTGCATCGCTGCATAGCATTCAGCACACAATTGTCCATTGCTAAAAGAAGAAGTGCACCGCAAAATCACTAATCGCTAAGCAAAACCGGCACACACTCATATGCCATAAGATCTGCAGATTTGTGCCACGGGTTAACCAGTTCCTCACGGGTATAATCACAACATCACCAATGACCAGAATTGCATAGCAGTTCTTAAAGCCTTGGAGCCACATATTTCGCACAGAGAATTACAGAGAAGAGCTGATTCCTCTAAATCTCGCATCAACCAGGGCTGCAGACCATATATGAGATCGCGGAGACTACTAGCATGAGCGTTCGCTTTCTCCACCGCCGCAGCCCGTGCGGCCGCGCAGCGCAGATGAGATGCGGCAAGAaccgcgccgcccgcggccaatAAAGAACTCCACGGCGACAGCGACCTCGATGGTACTACAAAATCCCGCGCGCGGAATCGCAAAAGCTAACGCAATAGGCAGCAGAATAAGAAGAAACAGATATGGGTCTCTGCCGCCGCGGGCGGGCGTGCGTCCGTACCCTCCGTCGCAGAAGGCGACGAGGTCCtccccgccgtcgccggcgcccccGACGAGGAACTCGTCGACGGGgtctccgacgccgacgccgacgccgcacATCATCGCGGCGGCCGTGGCTCCGGGCCGCCCGAGGGATCCGCCGCCGTGCCTGGCTAGGGTTCGTTCGCGGGGGAGGCTGGCTgctggggaggagagggggaggggatGGTGAGGTCTGCCTGCGATTTTTTGCAGATCGCACCCTGGACGCGCTCTTGTTGCCGCAGTGAGGGGCGTGTTCGGGATTTGGGGTTTCTTGGAGGTCCTATCCGGGTGGCGAGTGAGGAAGGAGAACCGGTGGCGTGCGATGGCTCGTGTCGTTGGGCTGCGTGCCGTGTGGGCCCCGATTGTTATCGCGTTGTCTGTTCCACGTGCTCCATGTGGTCAGACTTGGGTCGATGGTTTGTCAGGCAATTTTGGTATGTTGCACTTCTCTTAGCTTTAAATGGTCACTGTTTTAGTGTTTTGTGTGCCACTGTTTTCTATTGTTTCAGGCAATTCTTTGTGTCATCTACACCACTATATATAACGGTATAAAAAAAATTCAAGGCGGCGGAACCATAAAATTGACAAATCATAAAaaatttgtgaattcaaaaaatgatcGGGGAACcataaaatgttcgtgattttaGAAAATTGTTTGCATATTATTAAGAAAATATATGATTTTGAAAACAATGCTCGGGAaatagaaatgttcatcattttttttcaaaatgatcATGTATTCAAATCATATTAGGGAATTTGAAAAGGATGtccatgaaattttagaaaatgttcacaaagagTCAAACAAATCCATTGAAACAAATCGTAAATAACAAACAAAACGAACCATCGCTTACATAGAGGTTTCTTTACGGGATCTGTAGAGGtcgttttatgattttatttagtccaTCACGTGTTAGATAAAAAAATATTCCCGTGTTCTATACAacaccgagcccccccccccccccccccaaaaaaaaaaacTCGACACAACTTCCTATGGATTAGTTTTTGTAATCTATATGAAAATGACTAAATGTCTAATTTGTCTCCATACATAGCTATGTTTATCCTGATATGAAGTACACCGCGACGCTAGGTCAAGGCGAGACACATTATTTATTAGTCTAGCACATGCAGGGTCCATCAATATAATGTAGTCTGCGCAGCCATAAAATATTTAGTTGTGGCGCCTTAGGAAATCAAGTCAGTGATGAGACCatcattttttttactttttgaaaTCACTTTATAAAAGTCCCTTATCTCTGTATGATTCATGATTCACGTGTAGTTTATGAAATGATGTTTTAAAAGTCTTTATCTCATTCTTCACTGTTGCATGACGCTGCTAACGctacactacaatcagagacccttcgatgaaactgtatgcgatgcattaatcacaaacggtgatgtaaaaaatccgtcaaaaaagatgcaaaatgtttgcgctggcggatacatcaaactcggttcagattttagttgcgtgtgcgatgcggggcatacggttcacttcaatgaactatttgcgatgaggcagaagaacaAAAACGGGCAGCCGAATAAAGGCGTGCGCGATATACGACACACAATTCAGTCGGATTAACTGCTTGTgacgagacagaacaacagaaacgggcagccaaatgaaggtgtgtgattgagggcatacacttcagacggatgaactgtttgcgattaggcaacacaacagaaacgattagccagatcaaggtgccTGCGTCCcttcacattccaaattactaccatgctatatttaattgcaaacatgttcacaccgatcaaaacctaaacggttttccACTTAGGAGcctattagtactcggttataaatactacctactccaagatgactgcacatttctCCTCAACTCCTCacccacaaaaacaaacaagtcattcatcgtaGTTCCCTTGCGTTTGCCATGGcccgcatgagttctgggtcgagagattactactagggagaggcgagcatggaagcggaagcacgagagtgAATGTGCATTcatgcccttaatcttattttgatgttgatgacaacatgcatataggggactaatcatgtttatcaagtatatctcaggattatgtctcaagggccgtgtgtggatcatgactacggaCAAATATATAGCACTCAAGAGCGAATATACAAGACAATAGCTTTGGCACTTTTTCggttgttcttgagtatagggatcccacactattaagaggggatcgtcgGATATCGTGAAAGACTTGCTCAAAACCTAGAAAGTATTCTCTCACAGCATCGTTGTTTTATCTCTAATTCTTCCACTACCTTGAGCACAAAGTCTGTTGTGATCCTGAGCTAGTGTGCTCTGTTATCACCGGACATCCAAAATTCTATGGACGTCTGATCCCTCACAGCCGTCCGGGCATATGGCTCTCTCCGGATGTCCGATGGATCTTCACAGAACGTAATTAGCGGACTTCCGGTCCTCTCCGGACGACCGGTCACCGGACGTCCGTTTTCTCTCCGGGCATTCAGTACATCCTCAACAGAACACTTTTTATGGATTTTCGGTCCTCACCAGACGACCGGTCACCGGTCCGGTGGCTGTGTGTCTCGTACTGCTGTGTGGCATGTGGATTCCCAGCAACAAAACGACCGACAGCATGTCAGACGTCCGGCCCAATctgtgccaccggacgtccgacaactcCAGTACATTAAGTGGCTCACGGTCAGTTTTTACACTACTACTATATATAGCCTCCTCCCTCCACatgataaggttgaccattcactttgagctttccaagaacacatctcactcccacaccaaatcctagatccccaagggatttgggaacatttgagagaagttctccaatcaagcgatagatccactccttccccttctactcaccaaaggaattcgtgatttgagcaagttcttGAGCTTTTCCcgtcgttcttgttactcttggaggttggagactcctaggtggtaggagtcattcggagaggaatcgatcattgtgattacccctggaaagtttgtgagggtttggagaccaccccaaggccTACCACTAGTGATTGAGAAATGccttcatggtgttgtctcaaagggagaatagagtgagccttcgtggcgttggtgtgccttcgtggtaacatccacctctctaacggtgacgtatcttccctccaaggaagtgaacatcgacatACATCCTCTCTCTCGAAGTTGTGGTTATCCCTAACTCTAacttcctacttgtggttacttgtctcgttGTCTTTACTTATATCATACTGTGCTTGCTTACTCTCCTACTAgtgttacttgtttaccttgcttagctcatACCATCACACTTGCAGTTGTTAGGCTcaacttcatattccgcattattgcctaaaattgctaagtaacaattaaaatttgtaattgtacctattcacccccctctaggtccatctcgatcctttcaattggtatcagagcctcgtgctctattcttgtgggttaaccgccctagagcgagatgaagcccgatgggactctccttgttGCAGATCCAAAGGATAAGGGCGTGGCTTCCACGGAAGACAAGTCCTTCACTTTTGAAGATCTGCAATGGGcgcttgctaagcaaaaggaggagcatgatgcttctcttgaggcctggGTCCAAATGAGACTAGCCACACACTGACCATGATGTttgcaccactttctggtggtgcggcctcgaggctaactgtgcctactccttcacttggccaacaacctcctagtaatgaacactccagtgttccttggctttatgcaagacctcaagtagagaaaccaaagtataaccctcaaggcaaacctcatTTACTTCATGACACAACCGactttgctttgtggagagttgctatacaggatcatcttcgatatggaaatgatgagatgttggaaATCTTGGAGTATGGTTATCAAGCTGTAGACCTGAAGAATCTTACACCAAGAGAAGTACATGACAAACATCTCAACGACACCGCAATCATGTGCATAAGGAGAGGTATGACTGACAAGCAAAGGAAACCatacatacacatcacaagtgccaaggaattatgggatagcattgtgaggaccaagaccggtacctccactctccggcttgctcaatatgaaattgctaagggtcaattgcaaaacttCTGTATGGAAAAAGGTGGATCCCCCACGcagctccttgagcgtctcatgactctcaccacTGACATAGAGTCTTGTgattgtgacaagacacaagatggattcaacttgactaagcgGTTTCTCGTggacaagttgcttcatgctcttgatccatatcatcaccaaatggtgtgggacataagacaacaccatggattcaaggaaatgaccccgaatgacatcatatccacattcaaactattttaagAATCAAAGGAAAATACCACAAAACATCTAGCCATGCACGGTACCCCAACATCAAAGatcaaccttgcattgaaggccaagcatgtatgtgaagaagagcaaagtgaagaagaagaagatgatgatgatgaggaagatggtgatgagattgactccgatgagagtccttcatatgaagacattgctctctttgtcaagaagtttagcgcgggaaaattcaagggagattccagaagaagaaagtgaggaaatgctacaactgtgaagaaaccaaccacttctccaacgaatgcccgtatgagaagagagaagataaaccaaggtttcccaagacctttcccaataaaaagttgccaaatcctctgaactccaagctcaagaagagagatgggaaagcaatggttggtcatgaagaatccgatccggatgatgttagtggtgttgccagagtagctcaagattctcaaaacaccttgaggctagtcaacaatAGTGGTGaggttgtcacctacaactacatgaaagaatACA
Above is a window of Triticum aestivum cultivar Chinese Spring chromosome 6B, IWGSC CS RefSeq v2.1, whole genome shotgun sequence DNA encoding:
- the LOC123135626 gene encoding transcription factor ILR3, with protein sequence MMCGVGVGVGDPVDEFLVGGAGDGGEDLVAFCDGGLGIEDVSGGDSGLGHSNLGKRGRDEPSSSGPKSKACREKMRRDKLNDRFLELCSVMNSGKHTGLEECSASNPGKNAKLDKASILSDATRMLTQLRGETEKLKESNVNLRETIKDLKVEKNELRDEKLSLKAEKERLEQQLKAANAAPTGFAPHMPYPAAFHPAVFPPFAPPYQVPANKGAPVPAAFPGMAMWHWLPPTAMDTTQDPKLWPPNA